Proteins from a genomic interval of Fusarium oxysporum Fo47 chromosome I, complete sequence:
- a CDS encoding major facilitator superfamily domain-containing protein, which produces MGAKKFFKERSLKVSDKKVTKAAELTLRESIWPIALVTVLFFLWGFSYGLLDTLNKHFQKVLHIDRARSAGLQAAYFGAYPLASLGHAAWILRHYSYKAVFIWGLCLYAVGALIAIPCIKAKSFAGFCMSIFIIGNGLGSLETAANPFITVCGPPRYSEIRINISQAFNGIGTVIAPVLGSYVFFNNLDDNAALANVQWVYLSIAVFVLILACLFYVSKIPEITDADMALQAQETHSDADDKPFYKQYKLFHASFAQFCYTGAQVAIASFFINYATEMRKGTSDSMGAKLFAGAQAAFTVGRFFGTFLMKFCKPRKVFLVFLTMCIVFIGPPIVHHGTAGVSFLYIVLFFESICFPTIVALGMRGLGRHTKRGSGFIIAGVIGGACVPPLTGAVADMHDVGISMVVPMMFFVAAWSYPIAVNFVPSYKKVVDVFYEADIGLGERTLDEEKIQGTQHEEKDMSARA; this is translated from the exons ATTGCGCTGGTTACtgttctcttcttcctctgggGTTTCAGTTATGGACTCCTTGATACGCTGAACAAGCACTTTCAAAAGGTGCTTCATATCGATCGTGCGCGATCGGCAGGTCTTCAGGCTGCGTACTTTGG TGCTTATCCTCTTGCGTCGCTGGGACACGCTGCGTGGATCCTTCGTCATTATTCGTACAAGGCTGTGTTTATCTGGGGTCTTTGCTTATATGCTGTTGGCGCGTTGATTGCTATTCCATGTATCAAGGCGAAGTCGTTTGCTGGGTTTTGCATGTCCATCTTTATCATCGGAAACGGACTTGGTTCTCTTGAGACTGCTGCTAACCCATTCATCACTG TTTGCGGTCCTCCTCGATATTCGGAAATTCGCATCAACATCTCCCAAGCATTCAACGGTATCGGTACCGTCATTGCTCCCGTTCTCGGCTCAtatgtcttcttcaacaatctcgATGATAACGCAGCGCTCGCCAACGTGCAATGGGTCTATCTCTCCATCGCTGTCTTCGTCTTGATTCTGGCGTGCCTCTTCTACGTCTCCAAGATTCCCGAAATCACCGACGCTG ACATGGCCTTGCAAGCTCAAGAGACGCATTCAGATGCCGATGACAAGCCCTTCTATAAACAGTACAAGCTCTTCCATGCTTCGTTCGCTCAATTCTGTTATACCGGCGCGCAAGTTGCTATCGCGAGTTTCTTCATTAACTATGCGACTGAGATGCGCAAAGGAACATCAGACTCGATGGGAGCCAAGCTCTTTGCCGGCGCACAAGCAGCCTTTACAGTCGGTCGTTTCTTCGGAACGTTTCTCATGAAATTCTGCAAACCGCGAAAGGTtttcttggtgttcttgACAATGTGCATTGTCTTTATCGGACCGCCTATCGTTCACCACGGAACCGCTGGTGTATCTTTCCTCTACATCGTTCTCTTTTTCGAGTCTATCTGCTTCCCTACCATTGTTGCTTTGGGTATGAGAGGTCTTGGTCGCCATACTAAGCGAGGAAGTGGTTTCATTATTGCTGGTGTTATTGGCGGTGCTTGTGTGCCTCCCCTGACAGGAGCTGTTGCAGATATGCATGACGTTGGTATCTCGATGGTTGTACCCATGATGTTCTTCGTTGCAGCCTGGTCATACCCCATTGCTGTTAACTTTGTCCCCTCTTACAAGAAGGTCGTTGACGTTTTCTACGAGGCAGACATCGGTCTTGGAGAGCGAACTCtcgatgaggagaagattcAGGGTACACAGCACGAGGAGAAGGATATGTCTGCACGCGCTTGA
- a CDS encoding phosphate transporter: protein MAVFAQYDYLFAVGTIFAFLDAWNIGANDVANSWASSVSSRSISYFQAMIGASIMEFTGALGVGGRVADTIRTKIVDVEAFDDSPALLMLGMVCAVVASASYLTFATRFGFPVSTTHSILGGVLGMGVGALGGSGITWVGYKEDGSLDIQQGVVQVFLAWIIAPMLSGIFGASIFLFTKYCVLLRKNPAIKGLILVPFYFWATASLIVMLLIWKGGSYEVKLTEQQVPGVIVAAGAGWGLLMAIFLVPWLYRIVIKEDWQLKAYHIFLGPLLLRRGPVPPTPDNFQGVVRNFYEGHLTREELEERRTQRAAALGEDLEAGGDNKKVVTEQATEEEPAVNPYQHKSMIGPKPDAPWYTGAFMWWAFKFAILHGVEKDIVGSQSEKSVVAGDVEEIHARAEHFDNRTEFLYTFLQVMTAASSSFVHGANDVANAVGPYASIYQIWQSGAVPGSKAQVPIWILAFGGAGIVIGLWTYGYNIMRNLGNRVTLMSPARGFSMELGSVITVILATRLKLPVSTTQCITGAIVGVGLCNGDWRSINWRMVGWIYLGWFITVPTAGLISGCLMAFITYAPNWN from the exons ATGGCAGTCTTCGCTCAGTACGACTACCTCTTCGCGGTAGGCACTATCTTTGCCTTCCTCGATGCCTGGAACATCGGTGCCAACGATGTCGCCAACTCGTGGGCTTCATCGGTATCTTCCCGATCTATCAGCTACTTCCAGGCTATGATCGGTGCTAGTATCATGGAGTTCACTGgtgctcttggtgttggtggcCGTGTGGCTGATACCATCCGAACAAAGATTGTTGATGTCGAGGCCTTTGATGATAGTCCTGCCCTTCTTATGCTGGGTATGGTCTGCGCCGTTGTTGCTTCTGCTAGTTATCTCACCTTTGCTACCCGTTTCGGTTTCCCTGTGTCTACTACCCATTCTATCCTTGGTGGTGTTTTGGGTATGGGTGTTGGTGCCCTTGGTGGCTCTGGTATCACTTGGGTTGGCTACAAGGAGGACGGCTCTCTTGATATCCAGCAAGGTGTTGTTCAG GTCTTCCTCGCTTGGATCATCGCCCCTATGCTTTCCGGTATCTTCGGTgcctccatcttcctcttcacaAAATACTGCGTCCTCCTCCGCAAGAACCCCGCCATCAAGGGTCTCATCCTCGTCCCCTTCTACTTCTGGGCCACCGCCTCACTCATCGTCATGCTTCTCATCTGGAAGGGTGGCTCTTATGAGGTCAAGCTCACCGAGCAGCAAGTCCCCGGTGTCATTGTCGCCGCTGGTGCTGGCTGGGGTCTTCTTATGGCCATCTTCCTTGTCCCCTGGTTGTACCGTATCGTCATCAAGGAGGACTGGCAGCTCAAAGCCTACCACATCTTCCTTggccctcttctcctccgcCGTGGACCTGTCCCCCCCACCCCCGACAACTTCCAGGGCGTCGTCCGCAACTTCTACGAGGGTCACCTTACCCgcgaggagcttgaggagcgCCGCACTCAGCGCGCTGCTGCCCTTGGTGAAGATCTTGAGGCCGGTGGCGATAACAAGAAGGTTGTCACTGAGCAAGCCACCGAAGAGGAACCCGCCGTCAACCCATACCAGCACAAGTCCATGATTGGACCCAAGCCTGATGCTCCTTGGTACACTGGTGCTTTCATGTGGTGGGCCTTCAAGTTTGCCATTCTCCACGGTGTCGAGAAGGATATTGTTGGTTCCCAGAGCGAGAAgtctgttgttgctggcgaCGTTGAAGAGATTCACGCTCGTGCAGAGCATTTCGACAACCGAACCGAATTCCTGTACACTTTCCTCCAAGTCATGACcgctgcttcttcctctttcgtCCACGGCGCAAACGACGTTGCCAATGCTGTCGGCCCTTATGCCTCTATCTACCAGATCTGGCAGTCCGGCGCAGTCCCTGGAAGCAAGGCTCAAGTTCCTATTTGGATTCTCgcttttggtggtgctggtatTGTCATCGGTCTCTGGACATATGGTTATAACATCATGCGCAACTTGGGTAACCGTGTGACTCTCATGTCTCCTGCTCGTGGCTTCTCCATGGAACTTGGATCTGTTATCACTGTCATCCTGGCCACTCGTCTTA AGCTGCCTGTGTCTACTACTCAATGTATCACTGGTGCCATTGTCGGAGTCGGTCTCTGCAACGGAGATTGGCGTTCTATCAACTGGCGCATGGTTGGATGGATCTATCTTGGATGGTTCATCACTGTTCCTACAGCTGGTCTGATCTCAGGTTGCTTGATGGCTTTCATCACATACGCTCCTAACTGGAACTAG